In Fusarium fujikuroi IMI 58289 draft genome, chromosome FFUJ_chr08, one genomic interval encodes:
- a CDS encoding serine/threonine protein kinase DUN1-like protein, whose amino-acid sequence MNTPHAPRTATALPLDDNSQDTGNNSFRGRDTSLRSTSRPIPVPAHTPSRAGASLTPTSRRHDHAYATLSTSPLSSFTLPDVSVTTPPLAHFRADTIAPISIQEGELPQPQSNTLSIGSPAIPRRSVSPVGSLRISTDFAARPVTPDRRESFNNSNGNGSGSSRGSLTLNHRASSNSLHPISRTPSLKAALTNSLGSASGTSSLVPSPIISAMGDMTPLPSPLMSGDSPGPWKRLSAGSASPPQQRLKSVGEGSVLVTSTGESIDAALSNGAKRKIYSTLEPGDHVHTQSPSNQQPRQHTRNRSVSEYVPDPMGIPKRQISVSVRPNAEASARSHEPQLRRELNLAESRGLTPSVVQPPTPPPSESSRDSADGAGKPKAPQFEYFEANGRNDKKRRRWRALRMLGQGTFSRVMLATSQTEPDEDSFEVDHGRLTPKPEQSLDRKTLVAVKVCEHGPKGGASEERVEMSLKRELEIMLSIHHPSLVDLKAWSIEPTRAILVLSYCPGGDMFDIATSHRGVLKEPLLRRIFAEMVGAVSYLHERRIVHRDIKLENVLVNLTPSELADPSIDWATYPYSVVILSDLGLSRRIADDEKLETRCGSEDYAAPEVIMGQPYDGRATDAWSLGVLLYALLEARLPFDPHPGMSEAHRMRSRTSHRIARVEWKWVEYYGDDTDHDGDEAKFKQKGLLGAMEITEGLLRRARGRWTVDKVAKTPWVQGAINVEGGIRFREEKDGEEVS is encoded by the coding sequence ATGAACACGCCCCACGCCCCCCGAACTGCGACGGCCCTGCCCCTCGACGACAACTCTCAAGATACAGGAAACAACTCTTTTAGAGGCCGTGATACCTCCCTTCGCTCAACTTCTCGTCCCATACCAGTTCCTGCACATACACCTTCTCGTGCTGGGGCCTCCCTTACACCAACTTCCCGTCGGCACGACCACGCCTACGCTACATTATCCACCAGTCCCTTGTCGTCCTTCACGCTTCCTGATGTCTCTGTCACAACGCCGCCGCTTGCTCATTTCCGTGCGGATACAATAGCACCGATTTCCATACAAGAGGGCGAACTCCCGCAACCACAATCCAATACACTGTCCATTGGATCACCGGCTATTCCAAGACGCTCCGTCAGTCCTGTGGGATCCTTGCGTATCTCAACTGACTTTGCTGCACGTCCCGTAACCCCAGACCGCCGTGAATCATTTAATAACAGCAACGGGAATGGCAGTGGTTCATCCCGCGGCTCGTTGACGTTGAACCACAGGGCTTCGTCCAACAGCCTTCATCCCATCTCCCGGACACCAAGTTTGAAAGCTGCCTTGACTAACAGTCTTGGTTCTGCCAGCGGCACAAGCAGTTTGGTACCTAGTCCTATTATTTCTGCCATGGGGGATATGACGCCTCTTCCAAGCCCGCTCATGTCGGGTGATTCCCCAGGACCCTGGAAGAGGCTGAGCGCAGGTTCTGCGTCACCTCCCCAACAGCGCCTCAAAAGCGTAGGAGAGGGCTCTGTTCTGGTTACGAGTACAGGTGAATCGATTGATGCAGCACTTTCCAATGGTGCCAAACGTAAAATCTATTCAACCCTCGAGCCTGGCGACCATGTTCATACACAATCGCCTTCTAACCAGCAGCCACGACAGCATACACGAAACCGAAGCGTGAGCGAATACGTTCCTGATCCTATGGGTATTCCTAAGAGACAAATATCCGTTTCAGTACGACCCAATGCCGAGGCTTCAGCAAGGTCCCATGAACCGCAGCTTCGAAGAGAGCTTAACCTTGCAGAATCGCGGGGACTTACCCCTTCGGTGGTCCAGCCAccaactcctccaccaaGCGAGTCTTCGCGAGACTCTGCTGATGGCGCCGGCAAGCCCAAAGCACCCCAATTCGAATATTTCGAAGCAAATGGACGCAATGATAAGAAGCGGCGCCGATGGAGGGCCCTGCGGATGCTTGGTCAGGGAACCTTCAGTAGGGTCATGCTGGCTACAAGCCAGACTGAACCCGACGAAGACTCATTCGAAGTTGACCACGGAAGGCTGACACCAAAACCGGAACAAAGCCTTGACCGTAAGACTTTAGTTGCCGTGAAGGTCTGCGAGCATGGTCCAAAGGGTGGCGCCAGCGAGGAACGTGTTGAGATGAGTTTAAAACGTGAACTTGAAATCATGCTTTCGATCCACCACCCCTCACTTGTCGACCTAAAAGCTTGGAGCATTGAGCCTACTCGGGCCATCCTTGTCTTGAGCTATTGCCCTGGAGGTGATATGTTTGATATCGCGACCAGTCATCGTGGCGTGCTCAAGGAGCCTCTATTGCGAAGAATATTTGCCGAAATGGTTGGTGCTGTAAGCTATCTCCACGAAAGGAGAATTGTTCACCGAGATATCAAACTCGAGAATGTCCTCGTCAACCTCACCCCTTCTGAGCTTGCCGACCCATCGATCGACTGGGCTACCTACCCTTACTCAGTGGTAATTCTGAGTGATCTGGGCCTTTCGAGACGCatcgccgatgatgagaaactGGAAACTCGATGTGGATCAGAAGACTATGCAGCTCCCGAGGTCATCATGGGACAACCTTATGATGGACGAGCAACCGATGCTTGGTCACTCGGTGTTCTTCTGTACGCTCTTCTTGAGGCTCGACTTCCCTTTGATCCTCACCCAGGTATGAGTGAAGCGCATCGCATGCGCAGTCGCACTAGCCACCGCATCGCGAGAGTCGAATGGAAATGGGTAGAATACTACGGCGATGACACTGATCACGATGGCGACGaagccaagttcaagcagAAGGGTCTCCTAGGTGCTATGGAGATCACAGAAGGGTTGCTAAGGCGAGCCAGGGGTCGTTGGACCGTCGATAAGGTGGCCAAGACCCCCTGGGTTCAGGGTGCTATCAATGTCGAAGGCGGAATACGTTTCCGCGAAGAGAAGGACGGCGAGGAAGTTTCCTGA